One Helianthus annuus cultivar XRQ/B chromosome 12, HanXRQr2.0-SUNRISE, whole genome shotgun sequence genomic region harbors:
- the LOC110889103 gene encoding putative late blight resistance protein homolog R1B-17 has protein sequence MAYTGMELFMENLKMLIYNNDNPVINNHPSVLSKRSEILLLYEELSSMIQILFVEKENDIHELEEVRNLKKRFRDLAEEVHNTIGLFVYVVNFKSKYDSIEDGPNFKSAESSYKYKYSLDLKNVMKSVKSIRKQLDKIPDKLKMVSSRSINRLKTESVSAAGISGTKNPVRMKKVLNNMVVGLKHDAGLIRDKLVEDQKQLDVVSIVGTGGIGKTTLAAKVFNDPFVVYHFHVRVWVTVSQTYEKQDLLIQILSFMDVQLDLASASYSRLREVLHKSLMGKRYLIVIDDIWSNEAWDDLKLYFPNSNIGSRILLTSRLKEVALYAKSHGFIHQLEYLTDEESWELLCKKVFLGVDCPEWLKETGMLIAKNCHGLPLAVVVIAGILAKEALTKDSWEKIAQSVNSYVVSDRNGFLDMLALSYDHLPPHLKNCFLYLGAFPEDDKFQVRRLIWLWMAEGFIQEDGNRTLETIGEEYLGELVNRNLVIVADRKLNGGIKACYVHDLLRELCLKKATQEGFFLKINTQMSCLASMRPRRIFTNVDFFANNYFDKHSPTVRSLVCLHSGGSMINIMDKHFYAYPLLMVLDLQKCKLYDFPKAIELLVHLRYIAFWYMRGFPSSLCNLWSLQTIVTKSVTALWLPNTISNLVNLRHLKSDKDIYFNSIEKPMNLQTISNVKLGNGAGNWVKYIPAIKTLKAMTRAQDDHDFETLTSLETLVWVTIGLKGFVYGKLEYPKIHMRLPTSLRKLSLTGCYLPWSDMSIVQSLPNLEVLKILDNAFLGPRWETGESEFQQLKYLKLQGLCIQHWEASSINFPCLKQLVLDRCKHLEEIPLELGDIPTLQLIDVDDYNNSVIESLGRIWEEQQNLGNYDLKINVRRRWTSNFLLGKQERSDSFDKRWMAFLIENQEKSDFGDGCIKPM, from the coding sequence ATGGCATACACAGGGATGGAATTGTTCATGGAGAACTTGAAGATGCTGATTTATAACAATGATAATCCAGTCATCAATAACCACCCATCAGTTTTATCAAAAAGATCCGAAATTCTATTGCTTTATGAAGAGCTCAGCTCCATGATCCAAATCTTGTttgttgaaaaagaaaatgacaTACATGAGCTTGAAGAGGttagaaatctgaagaaaagatTCAGAGATTTAGCAGAAGAGGTACATAATACTATTggtctctttgtatatgttgtcAATTTCAAAAGTAAATATGACTCGATTGAAGACGGCCCGAATTTTAAAAGTGCTGAGAGTTCATACAAGTATAAATACTCCCTGGATCTTAAGAATGTAATGAAATCTGTAAAATCTATCAGAAAACAATTAGATAAGATCCCTGATAAGCTGAAAATGGTTTCGTCTCGAAGCATCAACCGCCTGAAAACAGAATCTGTTTCTGCGGCTGGAATTTCCGGAACCAAAAATCCAGTAAGAATGAAAAAAGTACTGAATAATATGGTTGTGGGGCTCAAGCATGATGCTGGGCTAATTAGGGACAAACTTGTGGAAGATCAGAAGCAGTTAGATGTGGTCTCTATTGTTGGCACGGGTGGCATAGGTAAGACTACCCTTGCTGCCAAAGTTTTCAATGATCCTTTTGTGGTTTACCATTTCCATGTGCGCGTGTGGGTCACTGTTTCTCAAACATATGAGAAACAAGATTTGTTAATTCAGATTCTTTCATTCATGGATGTTCAACTAGACCTTGCAAGTGCTAGTTACTCTCGCCTTCGTGAAGTATTGCACAAAAGTCTTATGGGCAAGAGATATTTGATTGTCATTGATGACATATGGAGCAATGAGGCATGGGATGACCTGAAACTATATTTCCCCAATAGTAACATCGGAAGTCGAATTCTTCTCACTAGTCGCCTCAAAGAAGTTGCCTTGTATGCAAAATCACATGGTTTTATTCATCAGTTGGAATATTTGACCGATGAGGAAAGCTGGGAGTTGTTATGTAAGAAGGTGTTTCTTGGTGTTGATTGCCCTGAGTGGTTGAAAGAAACTGGAATGCTAATAGCAAAAAACTGTCATGGCTTGCCACTTGCTGTGGTTGTCATTGCTGGAATACTAGCAAAAGAAGCATTAACCAAAGATTCATGGGAAAAAATTGCTCAAAGTGTGAATTCGTATGTTGTTAGTGACCGCAATGGGTTTTTGGATATGTTGGCTTTAAGTTATGACCATTTACCTCCTCACTTGAAGAACTGTTTTCTTTACTTAGGCGCATTCCCAGAAGACGACAAGTTTCAAGTACGAAGACTGATCTGGTTATGGATGGCTGAGGGATTTATACAAGAAGATGGAAATCGAACCTTAGAGACAATTGGAGAGGAATATCTAGGGGAACTAGTCAATAGAAATCTCGTAATTGTTGCTGATAGAAAGTTAAATGGTGGCATCAAAGCTTGTTATGTCCATGATCTTTTAAGGGAGCTCTGCTTAAAAAAGGCAACACAAGAAGGTTTCTTCTTAAAAATAAACACACAAATGAGTTGTTTAGCTTCTATGAGACCACGCCGCATATTCACAAATGTTGACTTCTTTGCCAACAACTATTTTGATAAGCATAGCCCAACGGTCCGATCACTTGTGTGTTTGCATAGTGGTGGATCCATGATTAACATCATGGATAAGCATTTCTATGCTTACCCTCTTTTAATGGTTTTGGATCTACAAAAGTGTAAATTGTATGATTTTCCAAAGGCTATAGAATTACTCGTTCATTTAAGATACATTGCGTTTTGGTATATGAGAGGTTTCCCATCCTCTTTATGCAATCTTTGGAGCCTTCAAACCATTGTAACTAAGAGTGTTACCGCCTTGTGGTTGCCAAATACAATATCAAACTTGGTGAATCTAAGGCATTTGAAGAGTGACAAGGACATATATTTCAACTCGATTGAAAAACCAATGAATTTGCAAACCATTTCTAATGTGAAGTTGGGAAATGGGGCTGGAAATTGGGTGAAATATATTCCTGCTATCAAGACGCTTAAAGCAATGACTCGCGCTCAAGATGATCATGACTTTGAAACGCTCACTTCCTTAGAAACACTCGTGTGGGTTACCATAGGCTTAAAAGGATTTGTATATGGTAAGCTAGAATATCCCAAGATTCACATGAGGCTTCCTACTTCATTGAGAAAACTTTCATTAACAGGGTGTTACCTTCCATGGAGTGATATGTCCATAGTGCAATCTCTTCCAAACCTTGAGGTTTTGAAAATACTAGACAACGCCTTTTTGGGACCCAGATGGGAAACCGGCGAGTCTGAGTTTCAACAACTAAAATACTTGAAACTACAAGGCTTGTGCATCCAACACTGGGAAGCTTCAAGTATTAACTTCCCATGTCTCAAACAGTTAGTGTTGGATAGATGCAAACATCTGGAAGAGATTCCACTTGAACTTGGGGACATCCCAACACTCCAGCTTATTGATGTTGATGACTACAATAACTCTGTTATAGAATCACTTGGAAGAATTTGGGAAGAGCAACAAAATCTTGGAAACTATGACCTCAAAATAAACGTTCGAAGGCGTTGGACATCCAACTTTCTTCTTGGAAAACAAGAGAGATCTGATTCTTTTGACAAGCGATGGATGGCCTTTCTCATTGAAAATCAAGAGAAATCCGATTTTGGTGATGGTTGTATCAAACCCATGTGA